Sequence from the Desulfatiglans sp. genome:
TATCCATGAAAAGAGCCCTTATCTTTTACAGCATGCCCATAACCCGGTTGACTGGTACCCATGGTGCGATGATGCGTTTAACAAGGCTAGGGAACTGGACAGGCCGATATTCCTTTCCATAGGTTATTCCACATGCCACTGGTGCCACGTTATGGAGAGGGAATCCTTTGAGGACTACGAGGTGGCAAAGCTCCTGAATGACAATTGTATCTCTATCAAGGTAGACAGGGAGGAGCGGCCTGATCTTGATAATATCTATATGGCTGCGTGCCAGATGCTGACAGGGAGCGGCGGCTGGCCATTAACTATAATCATGACCCCGGATAAAATCCCTTTTTATACAGGCACCTATTTCCCCAAAAACACACAGCCAGGCAGAATAGGGATGGTGGAGCTTATTCCCAGGCTTATGGAGTTGTGGCATAACAGGAGGGGCGAGGTGATGGAATCCGCCTCAAGGATACAGGCAGCACTTAATAATATGGACACCCTTATGCCTGGCGAGGTCATGGATGCATCTGTAACAGACAGGGCCTATAAAGAGCTGTTTAACAGGTTTGATGCGGCATCAGGCGGGTTCAGCATGATGCCCAAATTCCCCAGCCCCCATAATATCCTTTTTCTGCTCAGATACCACATTCGCACAGGTAATGAAAAGGCGCTTCAGATGGCGGAAAAGACCCTACTTCATATGAGGCTTGGTGGGATCTATGACCATGTCGGTTTCGGGTTCCACAGGTACTCAACAGACAGCAAATGGTTGCTCCCTCACTTTGAAAAGATGCTCTATGACCAGGCCATGATTGCAATTGCATATCTGGAGGCATTTCAGGCTACAGGGGAAAAGGTATATGCTTCAACAGCAACTGAAATATTTCGATTTGTAATGAGAGACCTCTTATCCCCTGAAGGGGGGTTCTATTCTGCCATTGATGCGGACAGCGAAGGGGAAGAGGGTAAATTCTATGCCTGGAAAGAGGATGAGTTAAAGGTTATACTTGGTGAGGATGCCGAACTTATAACAGATATATTTAATGTAAAGAAAAAAGGGAATTTCTCAGAGGAATCCACCGGAGAGATAACAGGTTCAAATATCCTTTACCTTGCAAAACCGGTTGAAGAGATCGCCCTTGAGAAAGACATGCCAGTTAACATGCTTCAGGGTAAGGTTACAAAGGCAGTAAACATCCTTTTTATAAAACGTGAAAAGAGGGTCCACCCGCACATGGATGATAAAATCCTCACAGACTGGAATGGCCTGATGATCGCTGCCCTTGCCCTTGGCGCAAAGACGCTTGAAAACAGGGAATACGCCTCCTGCGCAATAAAGGCAGCAGATTTTATCATTGAACAGATGAGAGATAATGATGGGGGGCTCCTTCACAGATACAGGGAGCACGAGGCAAAGATAAATGGCAATGCAGATGACTATGCCTTTTTTATATGGGGCCTTATTAATCTATATGAGGCGACCTCTGGGGCAAGGTTTCTGGAGCTTGCGCTGGAATTAAATGATTATTTCCTGGCCCATTTTTATGACAGGGAAAGGGGCGGCCTCTTTTTTACACCTGATAACGGGGAACAGCTTCCATTAAGGAAAAGGGAGATCTATGACGGGGCTATCCCATCTTCAAATTCCGCTGCCATGTTAAACCTTTTAAGGCTTGGGCGGATCACCAGGAGAACTGATCTTGAAAAGTATGGGATTGATACTGCCACGGCCTTTTCAAACGAAGTTAAGAAGATGCCCTCTGCCCATACCTTTCTCATGTGCGGGATAGAGTATTTATTAAAAAAAGGATTATAAATGCAGGACATAGAAATTAAAAAATCCGATGTCAGAGAGAGGATTGTCAGGGATTGGACCAGTGGCAACATATTTAAGAATCTCCTGCTCCTCTCCTGGCCTATGATAATAAGCAATATTATGATGATGGTAGGGCCCACCATTGATATGATATGGGTGGGCAGGCTGGGCCCTGACGCCATTGCAGCAGTTGGTGTTTCCGGTATGATCGTAATGTTTGTCATGACCGCCATGATGGGCGTTGCCATTGGTGCAAGGGCGCTTATTGCGAGGTTCATAGGAATGAAACAGCCTGATGACGCAGTAAGGGTTGCAAGACAGGCCTTTTTAATCGCAATGGCTCTTTCTGTCATTATCGCCGCTATTGGGATAATATTTTCAGATGCCATACTCAGTTTAATGGGGGTTGAAGCAGAGGTACTCAGGCTGGGGAGCGCCTATCTAAAGGTAAATTTCTGCGGTGCGGTTATTATGAGTTCCGGTATGGTTTGCGAGAGCATAATGCAGTCATCAGGTGATACGATCAGGCCCATGATAATTGGCATATTAAGCAAGGTGTTCCATGTTGCCCTAAGCCCCCTGTTTATTTTCGGATGGCTTTTTATGCCGGGGATGGGGGTAGTGGGTGCAGCCCTTGCAAATGTGTGCTCCCTTCTTATCGGGCTTATCTCAAGCCTGTTTGTCCTTTTTACAGGGAAGACGCAACTTAAGCTGCACCTTAAGGGCATGCGAATAGATTTCGCCCTCATGTGGAGGATACTCAAGATAGGTATCCCTGGTATTGTCATGATGGCACAGAAAAATTTAAGCAACCTGATTGTAATGAAATTAATAGTCCAATACGGGACACTCGCCGTTGCTGCCCATACTGTGCTCCAGAGAGTCGAGATGGTATTCTTTATGGCAGGGGTTGGTATGGGCTCTGCCGCAGGCGTTCTTGCCGGCCAGAATCTGGGGGCAGGTGAACCTGAAAGGGCAGGAAAGAGCGGTATTTATGCCATTGGGATCGCGGAGTCATTTGTAATAATAGCCTGTGCCCTTGCCTTTATTTTTCCGGAGGCGGTTATCTCCATATTCACAAAGGACCGGGAACTCATCAGGGTAACAACCCTGTTTTTGAGGATCGGCATAGTTGGGTATCTCATGTGCGGTCTCGAACCGGTGTTTCTGAACTTTTTTACAGGGGTCGGTGACACAACCATCCCCATGACCTTTGAGGTGACCACAACATGGTTGGTGCTTTTACCAATGGCATTAATCTTTCCTAAACTGTGGGGGCTTGAGGTGCTGGGGGTAAGATGGGCAATGGCCTTAAGCTTTGTCATGCTCACCTGCGGGTATGTTATTTACTTCCTTACAGGCAGATGGAAGAGAAAAGAGGTGTAGGAATTGCAGACCGCTGATAAATTGATAGAGACAATTGGTTAATATGCTATATATCAGAAAATCATATTTGATAGGACTGAGGATAAACCTTTAACAGTAGCTTTTTAAAGGCAGGCAGGCCCTTTAAAATTATAAAAAATGAAATCTAAGATAGATGAATTATTGGCTGCAGGTGAGGGGTATCACCTTGAATTCAAAGAGGCCCTTGATAAGACCTTTCTGGAAGAGGTCTGCGCCTTTGCCAATTCTGGCGGAGGTAAAATTCTAATTGGTGTCAGGGATGATGGAATCATAAAAGGCTGTGTCACAGATAATAGAAACCGCTCCTCTCTTCAGGATATACTGCGCGAATTACAACCGGAAGATTTTGGAAGAAAGAGTGTTGCCAGAAACCCTCTTATCTCATCACTCCTGCAAAGGATAAATTTTATTGAAAAGGTCGGTACAGGTATCAACCGCATTCGTGATGCAGTAAGAATAAACGGCAAATCAACTGTGG
This genomic interval carries:
- a CDS encoding thioredoxin domain-containing protein; this encodes MNRLIHEKSPYLLQHAHNPVDWYPWCDDAFNKARELDRPIFLSIGYSTCHWCHVMERESFEDYEVAKLLNDNCISIKVDREERPDLDNIYMAACQMLTGSGGWPLTIIMTPDKIPFYTGTYFPKNTQPGRIGMVELIPRLMELWHNRRGEVMESASRIQAALNNMDTLMPGEVMDASVTDRAYKELFNRFDAASGGFSMMPKFPSPHNILFLLRYHIRTGNEKALQMAEKTLLHMRLGGIYDHVGFGFHRYSTDSKWLLPHFEKMLYDQAMIAIAYLEAFQATGEKVYASTATEIFRFVMRDLLSPEGGFYSAIDADSEGEEGKFYAWKEDELKVILGEDAELITDIFNVKKKGNFSEESTGEITGSNILYLAKPVEEIALEKDMPVNMLQGKVTKAVNILFIKREKRVHPHMDDKILTDWNGLMIAALALGAKTLENREYASCAIKAADFIIEQMRDNDGGLLHRYREHEAKINGNADDYAFFIWGLINLYEATSGARFLELALELNDYFLAHFYDRERGGLFFTPDNGEQLPLRKREIYDGAIPSSNSAAMLNLLRLGRITRRTDLEKYGIDTATAFSNEVKKMPSAHTFLMCGIEYLLKKGL
- a CDS encoding MATE family efflux transporter, whose product is MQDIEIKKSDVRERIVRDWTSGNIFKNLLLLSWPMIISNIMMMVGPTIDMIWVGRLGPDAIAAVGVSGMIVMFVMTAMMGVAIGARALIARFIGMKQPDDAVRVARQAFLIAMALSVIIAAIGIIFSDAILSLMGVEAEVLRLGSAYLKVNFCGAVIMSSGMVCESIMQSSGDTIRPMIIGILSKVFHVALSPLFIFGWLFMPGMGVVGAALANVCSLLIGLISSLFVLFTGKTQLKLHLKGMRIDFALMWRILKIGIPGIVMMAQKNLSNLIVMKLIVQYGTLAVAAHTVLQRVEMVFFMAGVGMGSAAGVLAGQNLGAGEPERAGKSGIYAIGIAESFVIIACALAFIFPEAVISIFTKDRELIRVTTLFLRIGIVGYLMCGLEPVFLNFFTGVGDTTIPMTFEVTTTWLVLLPMALIFPKLWGLEVLGVRWAMALSFVMLTCGYVIYFLTGRWKRKEV
- a CDS encoding HTH domain-containing protein, coding for MKSKIDELLAAGEGYHLEFKEALDKTFLEEVCAFANSGGGKILIGVRDDGIIKGCVTDNRNRSSLQDILRELQPEDFGRKSVARNPLISSLLQRINFIEKVGTGINRIRDAVRINGKSTVDFSYNDFFTVTYYRGIKPQDKKLKTPEKSSQKSSQKIIEHMEAAPEITIQELAERLGISDRAVKKQIKLLKANGLISRIGPDKGGYWVVEKTDKIPEP